A DNA window from Vigna angularis cultivar LongXiaoDou No.4 chromosome 1, ASM1680809v1, whole genome shotgun sequence contains the following coding sequences:
- the LOC108337330 gene encoding uncharacterized protein LOC108337330 has protein sequence METISISPHSSSLIVLTRRSLPSTRHTQIFFPHRQGSLSFNPICCTTTDNNSSSNSSSSNTTNDDADSVQAPSATPVNPVELSFRKRSRRQARRQRERENGMQSTNRRVESPPKKWEDMTLSEKAVELYVGEKGALFWLNKFAYASIYIMIGGWIFFRFVGPAFNLYQLDGPPLSPTDVFK, from the coding sequence ATGGAAACCATCTCTATCTCTCCACACTCATCTTCCCTCATCGTTCTCACTAGACGTTCACTGCCATCAACAAGGCACACCCAAATCTTCTTTCCCCACCGTCAGGGTTCTCTCAGTTTCAACCCCATATGCTGCACCACCACTGATAATAACAGTAGTAGtaacagcagcagcagcaacacaACCAATGATGATGCAGACTCAGTTCAAGCACCAAGTGCAACACCAGTTAATCCTGTAGAATTGAGCTTCCGGAAAAGATCAAGAAGGCAAGCTAGACGGCAGAGGGAGAGGGAAAACGGCATGCAATCTACAAACAGAAGGGTTGAGAGTCCTCCCAAGAAATGGGAAGACATGACTTTGAGTGAGAAAGCAGTGGAGCTTTATGTGGGGGAGAAAGGTGCTCTGTTTTGGCTCAACAAATTTGCATATGCTTCAATCTATATCATGATCGGAGGGTGGATCTTCTTCAGGTTTGTGGGTCCAGCATTCAACCTTTACCAGCTCGATGGTCCTCCACTCTCCCCTACTGATGTGTTCAAGTGA
- the LOC108336397 gene encoding uncharacterized protein LOC108336397, with protein METPSSTARRVTRSQTASNNIPLSRKKNEDSEMAVSKTRQRSGVQNQDRSALVDISNDSPIVGLANGNDLETPLSSIVKQKRVKSTPGSGEALLRGQVKTLLEKVEEEAVISKLTMKVVSPFLQLVNSPMSLLAPTPANTPQVPNLSGPNGDALALVSPPSCVIEEQLISRVVNESFEKNKEEVEGEKCVITRSLLLDFSDKSEVVSECSSEVTYQKVIHGSGGSTEDDGASVWSMQVNAASTQDEDEVEEESGEEEEGNYYEDAEEDEECYDNEDGDGGLLLDELCAGLNNISVNEKGCGKHTRFVYDSEDELVEKVVESCGSSGVMHLKGLPTPKGKHLRFPEEEEDCSL; from the exons ATGGAGACTCCATCGTCCACCGCAAGAAGAGTCACAAGATCCCAAACTGCTTCCAACAACATTCCCCTCTCAA GAAAAAAGAACGAGGACTCGGAAATGGCCGTGTCGAAAACCCGCCAAAGAAGCGGCGTGCAGAACCAGGATCGGAGTGCCCTGGTTGACATATCGAACGATTCTCCGATTGTGGGGCTTGCAAACGGCAACGACCTTGAAACGCCTTTGTCGTCTATAGTGAAGCAGAAGAGGGTGAAGAGTACGCCGGGTTCAGGAGAGGCTTTGCTGAGGGGTCAGGTGAAGACCCTTttggagaaagtggaggaagaggCTGTGATTTCGAAACTCACCATGAAAGTTGTTTCGCCCTTTCTTCAACTCGTTAATTCCCCCATGTCACTTCTTGCACCCACTCCTGCGAACACTCCTCAGGTTCCCAATCTTTCTGGTCCCAACGGTGATGCTTTGGCTTTGGTGTCACCTCCTTCTTGCGTAATCGAAGAGCAATTGATCTCTAGG GTGGTGAATGAATCATTTGAAAAGAACAAGGAGGAGGTTGAAGGTGAGAAGTGTGTGATAACACGGTCCTTGCTGTTGGATTTCTCGGACAAATCGGAGGTGGTTTCGGAATGCTCTTCTGAGGTGACTTATCAGAAAGTGATACATGGAAGTGGCGGATCAACTGAGGATGATGGTGCTTCTGTTTGGTCGATGCAAGTGAATGCTGCAAGCACACAGGATGAAGATGAGGTGGAGGAGGAAAGTGgggaggaggaagaaggaaaTTATTACGAGGATGCTGAAGAGGATGAAGAGTGTTACGACAATGAAGATGGTGATGGAGGGTTGTTACTTGATGAACTGTGTGCTGGGTTGAACAACATCAGTGTGAATGAAAAAGGTTGTGGGAAGCACACAAGGTTTGTGTACGACAGTGAGGATGAGCTTGTGGAGAAAGTGGTGGAATCTTGTGGTTCTTCTGGGGTTATGCATTTGAAGGGGTTGCCAACACCCAAAGGAAAACACCTTCGTTTCcctgaagaggaagaagattgTAGTTTGTGA
- the LOC108323639 gene encoding fe(2+) transport protein 1-like translates to MAPRLVVIITAIVFLLLAEALPTTAEQCNARDEGCRDKAESLKLKVIAIFSILVTSVIGVSIPLFSRSVPALRPDRDLFVLVKAFASGVILATGYMHVLPDSFEDLTSECLPERPWRKFPFTTFIAMLSAVLTLVVDSYSISFFKKKLAATTANANGSASLEAGERKEVEVCGHGHGHDVPAHADRDANIVDAGQLLRFRVVAQVLELGIVVHSVVIGLSMGASMNPCTIRPLIAAICFHQMFEGMGLGGSILQAEYGTKVKAIMVFFFSTTTPLGIVLGIALSNVYSDTNSKSLIVEGVLNAISAGLLNYMALVELLAPDFMGSKIQGSTKIMALAFVAVLLGAGGMSVMAIWA, encoded by the exons ATGGCACCTCGTCTTGTAGTTATAATAACCGCCATCGTTTTTCTTCTCCTGGCGGAGGCGCTTCCTACCACGGCGGAGCAATGCAACGCTAGGGATGAAGGCTGTCGGGACAAGGCGGAGTCGTTGAAACTTAAGGTAATAGCCATATTCAGTATTCTTGTTACGAGCGTGATCGGAGTTTCGATTCCCCTGTTCTCCCGGTCTGTTCCCGCGCTGCGACCGGACCGCGACCTTTTCGTACTCGTGAAGGCTTTCGCTTCCGGCGTGATACTCGCCACAGGTTATATGCATGTGCTGCCGGACTCTTTTGAAGATCTCACTTCGGAGTGCCTGCCGGAACGTCCGTGGCGAAAGTTTCCGTTCACCACTTTCATCGCCATGTTATCCGCGGTTCTCACTCTCGTCGTTGATTCCTACTCCATCAGTTTCTTCAAGAAGAAGCTCGCTGCCACTACCGCTAACGCTAACGGTTCCGCTTCCCTTGAAGCCGGAGAGAGGAAGGAAGTGGAAGTATGCGGTCATGGTCATGGACATGATGTGCCTGCACATGCAGATAGAGATGCAAATATCGTGGATGCCGGACAGTTGTTGAGGTTTCGTGTTGTGGCTCAG GTGTTGGAGTTAGGGATTGTGGTGCACTCAGTGGTGATTGGTTTGTCAATGGGAGCTTCGATGAATCCATGCACGATTAGGCCTCTCATTGCTGCGATATGCTTCCATCAAATGTTTGAAGGAATGGGCTTAGGTGGTTCTATACTTCAG GCTGAATATGGAACGAAGGTGAAAGCTATAatggttttcttcttctcaacTACAACTCCATTGGGAATTGTATTGGGGATCGCATTGTCGAATGTTTACAGCGACACTAATTCAAAGTCGCTTATTGTAGAGGGGGTTCTGAATGCTATATCTGCAGGACTTTTGAACTATATGGCACTGGTTGAACTATTGGCTCCTGATTTTATGGGGTCTAAGATACAAGGCAGTACAAAGATAATGGCTCTAGCATTTGTGGCAGTTTTACTAGGTGCTGGCGGCATGTCAGTCATGGCAATATGGGCATAA
- the LOC108323804 gene encoding uncharacterized protein LOC108323804 isoform X7, translating to MPAIAMTGASFPTFSHYYSRGPGGPEQKMNIGLLGSGAPPQSLHLNSNWPILGADKYGVQPISIWLPGGNYSSGHPLDNSTNQNLSVPKGWRSGDWICNCGFHNYSSRSQCKKCNAFQPALGTKRLASEELVYDWDNKRLNVGTTNDQQQTYTSLDQVVGTGADPKPEVFPSYPSMNSSTTPSLPLATLLPPQVSTPALLGKGAKQWRSGDWMCSNCNNHNYASRLQCNRCKTQRMAPMQPVNVV from the exons ATGCCAGCAATTGCGATGACTGGAGCATCTTTCCCCACTTTTTCACATTATTATTCCAGGGGCCCAGGGGGACCAGAACAAAAGATGAATATTGGATTGCTTGGCAGTGGAGCACCGCCACAGTCACTACATTTAAACTCCAATTGGCCCATTCTTGGAGCAGATAAGTATGGTGTCCAACCGATTTCCATATGGCTACCTGGTGGAAATTATAGCTCTGGACATCCTCTCGATAATTCCACCAACCAGAACCTATCTGTTCCAAAGGGATGGCGCAGTGGGGACTGGATCTGTAACTGTGGCTTCCACAATTACTCGTCCCGCTCCCAG TGTAAAAAATGCAATGCCTTTCAACCTG CACTTGGGACAAAGCGACTAGCCTCTGAAGAGTTGGTTTATGACTGGGACAACAAGAGATTGAATGTAGGAACT ACAAATGATCAACAGCAAACATATACAAGTTTAGATCAAGTGGTAGGGACAGGTGCAGATCCAAAACCTGAAGTCTTCCCCTCTTATCCCAGCATGAACTCAAGTACAACTCCAAGTTTGCCATTGGCCACACTTCTTCCACCTCAAGTTTCTACACCTGCCCTCCTTGGAAAAGG AGCAAAGCAATGGCGCAGTGGAGACTGGATGTGCTCAAATTGCAATAATCACAATTATGCTTCAAGACTACAGTGTAACAG GTGCAAAACTCAAAGAATGGCGCCCATGCAACCTGTTAATGTTGTTTAA
- the LOC108323804 gene encoding uncharacterized protein LOC108323804 isoform X5 has product MCILCGMDGLVCVGRVGVRMLGFLSPLAAFWGWVCMHGTIGCTNNNYASREKCKKCGQPKEVAAMPAIAMTGASFPTFSHYYSRGPGGPEQKMNIGLLGSGAPPQSLHLNSNWPILGADKYGVQPISIWLPGGNYSSGHPLDNSTNQNLSVPKGWRSGDWICNCGFHNYSSRSQCKKCNAFQPALGTKRLASEELVYDWDNKRLNTNDQQQTYTSLDQVVGTGADPKPEVFPSYPSMNSSTTPSLPLATLLPPQVSTPALLGKGAKQWRSGDWMCSNCNNHNYASRLQCNRCKTQRMAPMQPVNVV; this is encoded by the exons ATGTGTATTTTGTGTGGGATGGACGGGTTGGTGTGCGTGGGACGTGTTGGTGTGCGTATGCTTGGCTTCCTTTCCCCTCTGGCTGCTTTCTGGGGCTGGGTTTGTATGCATGGAACAATAGGTTGCACTAACAACAATTATGCATCAAGAGAGAAGTGCAAGAAGTGTGGACAACCAAAGGAAGTAGCAGCCATGCCAGCAATTGCGATGACTGGAGCATCTTTCCCCACTTTTTCACATTATTATTCCAGGGGCCCAGGGGGACCAGAACAAAAGATGAATATTGGATTGCTTGGCAGTGGAGCACCGCCACAGTCACTACATTTAAACTCCAATTGGCCCATTCTTGGAGCAGATAAGTATGGTGTCCAACCGATTTCCATATGGCTACCTGGTGGAAATTATAGCTCTGGACATCCTCTCGATAATTCCACCAACCAGAACCTATCTGTTCCAAAGGGATGGCGCAGTGGGGACTGGATCTGTAACTGTGGCTTCCACAATTACTCGTCCCGCTCCCAG TGTAAAAAATGCAATGCCTTTCAACCTG CACTTGGGACAAAGCGACTAGCCTCTGAAGAGTTGGTTTATGACTGGGACAACAAGAGATTGAAT ACAAATGATCAACAGCAAACATATACAAGTTTAGATCAAGTGGTAGGGACAGGTGCAGATCCAAAACCTGAAGTCTTCCCCTCTTATCCCAGCATGAACTCAAGTACAACTCCAAGTTTGCCATTGGCCACACTTCTTCCACCTCAAGTTTCTACACCTGCCCTCCTTGGAAAAGG AGCAAAGCAATGGCGCAGTGGAGACTGGATGTGCTCAAATTGCAATAATCACAATTATGCTTCAAGACTACAGTGTAACAG GTGCAAAACTCAAAGAATGGCGCCCATGCAACCTGTTAATGTTGTTTAA
- the LOC108323804 gene encoding uncharacterized protein LOC108323804 isoform X1 — MLSAKGAESGEGREGDWECSSCNNRNYAFRSFCNRCKQPRLLVDTKTPADSKWLPRIGDWICTGCTNNNYASREKCKKCGQPKEVAAMPAIAMTGASFPTFSHYYSRGPGGPEQKMNIGLLGSGAPPQSLHLNSNWPILGADKYGVQPISIWLPGGNYSSGHPLDNSTNQNLSVPKGWRSGDWICNCGFHNYSSRSQCKKCNAFQPALGTKRLASEELVYDWDNKRLNVGTTNDQQQTYTSLDQVVGTGADPKPEVFPSYPSMNSSTTPSLPLATLLPPQVSTPALLGKGAKQWRSGDWMCSNCNNHNYASRLQCNRCKTQRMAPMQPVNVV, encoded by the exons ATGTTGAGCGCAAAAGGTGCTGAAAGTGGAGAAGGGAGAGAAGGGGATTGGGAGTGCAGCAGTTGCAACAACAGGAACTATGCTTTCAGATCATTCTGCAATCGATGCAAGCAACCCCGCCTCCTCGTCGATACCAAAACCCCCGCTGATTCCAAGTGGCTTCCTCGTATTGGCGATTGGATCTGCACCG GTTGCACTAACAACAATTATGCATCAAGAGAGAAGTGCAAGAAGTGTGGACAACCAAAGGAAGTAGCAGCCATGCCAGCAATTGCGATGACTGGAGCATCTTTCCCCACTTTTTCACATTATTATTCCAGGGGCCCAGGGGGACCAGAACAAAAGATGAATATTGGATTGCTTGGCAGTGGAGCACCGCCACAGTCACTACATTTAAACTCCAATTGGCCCATTCTTGGAGCAGATAAGTATGGTGTCCAACCGATTTCCATATGGCTACCTGGTGGAAATTATAGCTCTGGACATCCTCTCGATAATTCCACCAACCAGAACCTATCTGTTCCAAAGGGATGGCGCAGTGGGGACTGGATCTGTAACTGTGGCTTCCACAATTACTCGTCCCGCTCCCAG TGTAAAAAATGCAATGCCTTTCAACCTG CACTTGGGACAAAGCGACTAGCCTCTGAAGAGTTGGTTTATGACTGGGACAACAAGAGATTGAATGTAGGAACT ACAAATGATCAACAGCAAACATATACAAGTTTAGATCAAGTGGTAGGGACAGGTGCAGATCCAAAACCTGAAGTCTTCCCCTCTTATCCCAGCATGAACTCAAGTACAACTCCAAGTTTGCCATTGGCCACACTTCTTCCACCTCAAGTTTCTACACCTGCCCTCCTTGGAAAAGG AGCAAAGCAATGGCGCAGTGGAGACTGGATGTGCTCAAATTGCAATAATCACAATTATGCTTCAAGACTACAGTGTAACAG GTGCAAAACTCAAAGAATGGCGCCCATGCAACCTGTTAATGTTGTTTAA
- the LOC108328646 gene encoding endoglucanase 2: MERHHLKEPNKKHNVGALFWWLTVSMIACLLLVAAVVYVVTKFEVGHSDSAQLTSQTTKVVQKYASALQLALQFFDVQKSGKVENQRISWRGDSGLRDGSEADLDLSKGMYDAGDHMKFGFPMAFTATVLSWAILEYGDRMDAVKQLHYALDSLKWITDYLVNAHPFPEVLYIQVGDPEVDHNCWERPEDMDEERPLTQVNSSFPGTEVAAETAAALASASLVFKQIDFTYSRILLGHAQQLFIFADTYRVSYSVSIPQVRNYYNSSGFGDELLWAGVWLYHATKDPSYLNYVTEQNEKSFGGLGIVSWFSWDDKHAATQVLLSRISFFGAKNIPDAENLDLQMYRESVEILICTLLPDSPTATTNRTESGLIWLVPWNSLQNSVASAFLTILYSDYMLTSQTETLYCSGKLYKPVDLRKFAISQADYVLGENPINMSYLVGYGSHNPNYIHHRGSSIPVNATTGCKDGFKWFHSTYPNPNIAFGALVGGPFLNETYNDFRNNSMQAEPTTYNSALFVALLSGLVASSTVPFSFF; this comes from the exons ATGGAACGACACCATCTTAAAGAACCCAACAAAAAGCACAACGTTGGTGCCTTGTTTTGGTGGTTAACAGTGTCCATGATCGCATGTCTCCTACTAGTTGCTGCTGTTGTTTATGTAGTAACCAAGTTTGAGGTTGGTCACTCTGATTCAGCTCAACTCACTTCTCAAACCACCAAAGTTGTTCAGAAATACGCCTCTGCTCTTCAATTGGCTCTGCAATTTTTCGACGTCCAGAAAT CGGGTAAGGTTGAGAATCAGAGGATTTCGTGGCGAGGGGATTCTGGGCTTCGAGATGGGAGTGAAGCGGATTTGGATTTGTCGAAAGGAATGTATGATGCTGGTGACCACATGAAATTTGGGTTCCCCATGGCTTTCACTGCAACTGTGTTATCTTGGGCGATTCTTGAATATGGAGATCGCATGGACGCGGTGAAGCAGCTACACTATGCACTTGACTCTTTAAAGTGGATCACTGATTATCTTGTTAATGCACACCCTTTTCCAGAAGTGCTTTACATTCAG GTGGGGGATCCTGAGGTGGATCATAATTGCTGGGAAAGGCCTGAGGACATGGATGAAGAAAGGCCACTCACTCAAGTTAACTCATCTTTTCCAGGAACAGAAGTTGCGGCTGAAACTGCAGCTGCATTGGCCTCAGCATCTCTTGTTTTTAAGCAGATTGACTTCACTTATTCTAGGATTCTCCTTGGACATGCTCAACAGCTGTTTATTTTTGCTGATACATATAGAGTTTCCTACAGTGTCAGCATCCCTCAAGTGCGGAATTACTACAACTCATCTGGTTTTGGGGATGAACTCTTGTGGGCAGGTGTATGGCTCTATCATGCAACTAAGGATCCTTCATATCTCAATTATGTCACAGAGCAGAATGAAAAATCATTTGGCGGTTTAGGAATCGTATCGTGGTTTAGCTGGGATGATAAACATGCTGCAACTCAG GTTCTTTTGTCCAGAATAAGTTTCTTTGGGGCAAAAAACATCCCAGATGCGGAGAACCTTGACCTTCAGATGTACAGAGAAAGTGTTGAAATCCTCATCTGCACGCTTCTACCTGATTCACCAACAGCCACCACCAACAGAACTGAAA GTGGACTGATATGGCTGGTGCCATGGAACTCTTTGCAAAATTCAGTGGCTTCTGCATTCTTAACTATTCTATACAGTGACTACATGCTCACATCTCAAACCGAAACACTGTACTGTAGTGGGAAATTGTATAAGCCAGTAGATCTTCGCAAATTTGCCATTTCTCAG GCAGATTATGTGTTGGGtgaaaatcctataaatatgaGTTATCTTGTGGGCTATGGAAGTCACAACCCCAATTACATACATCACAGAGGATCTTCTATTCCAGTTAATGCTACAACTGGTTGCAAAGATGGATTCAAGTGGTTTCACTCAACTTACCCCAATCCTAATATAGCATTTGGAGCATTAGTTGGTGGTCCTTTCCTTAATGAGACATACAATGATTTCAGAAACAACTCAATGCAAGCTGAGCCAACAACATATAACAGTGCTCTCTTTGTTGCTCTCTTGTCTGGTTTAGTTGCAAGTTCCACTGTAccattctccttcttctaa
- the LOC108323804 gene encoding uncharacterized protein LOC108323804 isoform X6 gives MLGFLSPLAAFWGWVCMHGTIGCTNNNYASREKCKKCGQPKEVAAMPAIAMTGASFPTFSHYYSRGPGGPEQKMNIGLLGSGAPPQSLHLNSNWPILGADKYGVQPISIWLPGGNYSSGHPLDNSTNQNLSVPKGWRSGDWICNCGFHNYSSRSQCKKCNAFQPALGTKRLASEELVYDWDNKRLNVGTTNDQQQTYTSLDQVVGTGADPKPEVFPSYPSMNSSTTPSLPLATLLPPQVSTPALLGKGAKQWRSGDWMCSNCNNHNYASRLQCNRCKTQRMAPMQPVNVV, from the exons ATGCTTGGCTTCCTTTCCCCTCTGGCTGCTTTCTGGGGCTGGGTTTGTATGCATGGAACAATAGGTTGCACTAACAACAATTATGCATCAAGAGAGAAGTGCAAGAAGTGTGGACAACCAAAGGAAGTAGCAGCCATGCCAGCAATTGCGATGACTGGAGCATCTTTCCCCACTTTTTCACATTATTATTCCAGGGGCCCAGGGGGACCAGAACAAAAGATGAATATTGGATTGCTTGGCAGTGGAGCACCGCCACAGTCACTACATTTAAACTCCAATTGGCCCATTCTTGGAGCAGATAAGTATGGTGTCCAACCGATTTCCATATGGCTACCTGGTGGAAATTATAGCTCTGGACATCCTCTCGATAATTCCACCAACCAGAACCTATCTGTTCCAAAGGGATGGCGCAGTGGGGACTGGATCTGTAACTGTGGCTTCCACAATTACTCGTCCCGCTCCCAG TGTAAAAAATGCAATGCCTTTCAACCTG CACTTGGGACAAAGCGACTAGCCTCTGAAGAGTTGGTTTATGACTGGGACAACAAGAGATTGAATGTAGGAACT ACAAATGATCAACAGCAAACATATACAAGTTTAGATCAAGTGGTAGGGACAGGTGCAGATCCAAAACCTGAAGTCTTCCCCTCTTATCCCAGCATGAACTCAAGTACAACTCCAAGTTTGCCATTGGCCACACTTCTTCCACCTCAAGTTTCTACACCTGCCCTCCTTGGAAAAGG AGCAAAGCAATGGCGCAGTGGAGACTGGATGTGCTCAAATTGCAATAATCACAATTATGCTTCAAGACTACAGTGTAACAG GTGCAAAACTCAAAGAATGGCGCCCATGCAACCTGTTAATGTTGTTTAA
- the LOC108323804 gene encoding uncharacterized protein LOC108323804 isoform X3: MLSAKGAESGEGREGDWECSSCNNRNYAFRSFCNRCKQPRLLVDTKTPADSKWLPRIGDWICTGCTNNNYASREKCKKCGQPKEVAAMPAIAMTGASFPTFSHYYSRGPGGPEQKMNIGLLGSGAPPQSLHLNSNWPILGADKYGVQPISIWLPGGNYSSGHPLDNSTNQNLSVPKGWRSGDWICNCGFHNYSSRSQCKKCNAFQPALGTKRLASEELVYDWDNKRLNTNDQQQTYTSLDQVVGTGADPKPEVFPSYPSMNSSTTPSLPLATLLPPQVSTPALLGKGAKQWRSGDWMCSNCNNHNYASRLQCNRCKTQRMAPMQPVNVV, from the exons ATGTTGAGCGCAAAAGGTGCTGAAAGTGGAGAAGGGAGAGAAGGGGATTGGGAGTGCAGCAGTTGCAACAACAGGAACTATGCTTTCAGATCATTCTGCAATCGATGCAAGCAACCCCGCCTCCTCGTCGATACCAAAACCCCCGCTGATTCCAAGTGGCTTCCTCGTATTGGCGATTGGATCTGCACCG GTTGCACTAACAACAATTATGCATCAAGAGAGAAGTGCAAGAAGTGTGGACAACCAAAGGAAGTAGCAGCCATGCCAGCAATTGCGATGACTGGAGCATCTTTCCCCACTTTTTCACATTATTATTCCAGGGGCCCAGGGGGACCAGAACAAAAGATGAATATTGGATTGCTTGGCAGTGGAGCACCGCCACAGTCACTACATTTAAACTCCAATTGGCCCATTCTTGGAGCAGATAAGTATGGTGTCCAACCGATTTCCATATGGCTACCTGGTGGAAATTATAGCTCTGGACATCCTCTCGATAATTCCACCAACCAGAACCTATCTGTTCCAAAGGGATGGCGCAGTGGGGACTGGATCTGTAACTGTGGCTTCCACAATTACTCGTCCCGCTCCCAG TGTAAAAAATGCAATGCCTTTCAACCTG CACTTGGGACAAAGCGACTAGCCTCTGAAGAGTTGGTTTATGACTGGGACAACAAGAGATTGAAT ACAAATGATCAACAGCAAACATATACAAGTTTAGATCAAGTGGTAGGGACAGGTGCAGATCCAAAACCTGAAGTCTTCCCCTCTTATCCCAGCATGAACTCAAGTACAACTCCAAGTTTGCCATTGGCCACACTTCTTCCACCTCAAGTTTCTACACCTGCCCTCCTTGGAAAAGG AGCAAAGCAATGGCGCAGTGGAGACTGGATGTGCTCAAATTGCAATAATCACAATTATGCTTCAAGACTACAGTGTAACAG GTGCAAAACTCAAAGAATGGCGCCCATGCAACCTGTTAATGTTGTTTAA